A portion of the Gorilla gorilla gorilla isolate KB3781 chromosome X, NHGRI_mGorGor1-v2.1_pri, whole genome shotgun sequence genome contains these proteins:
- the LOC115932200 gene encoding histone H2A-Bbd type 2/3 gives MPRRRRHRGSSGAGGRGRTCSRAVRAELSFSVSQVERSLREGHYAQRLSRTAPVYLAAVIEYLTAKVLELAGNEAQNSGERNITPLLLDMAVHNDRLLSTLFSSTTISQAAPGED, from the coding sequence ATGCCGAGGAGGAGGAGACATCGAGGGTCCTCCGGTGCTGGCGGCCGGGGGCGGACCTGCTCTCGCGCCGTCCGAGCGGAGCTTTCGTTTTCAGTGAGCCAGGTGGAGCGCAGTCTACGGGAGGGCCACTACGCTCAGCGCCTGAGTCGCACGGCGCCGGTCTACCTCGCTGCGGTTATTGAGTACCTGACGGCCAAGGTCCTGGAGCTGGCGGGCAACGAGGCCCAGAACAGCGGAGAGCGGAACATCACTCCCCTGCTGCTGGACATGGCGGTTCACAACGACAGGCTGCTGAGCACCCTTTTCAGCTCGACCACCATCTCTCAAGCGGCCCCTGGCGAGGACTAG